AATAAGAAGATTCATCGAGGGGTTCTCATAATCATGAAAACTCTAAAGCGTTTCTACGGGGCTTTCGCCCTTTGATGAAAAAGACTCACCGCAGAGTAGGCCACTTCATGACAAATCAGACGCAGGCATGGGTACCAGGTACTCGATCCTTTCATTAAAGCTGTCCATTCGGGAACTCAGTCCTAATCAAGGGCGTATACCTTCTTTAATTATTTTGGGAAAACCTAAATAGCTATCCTATACACCCTCTATAGAGAATCTACACACCGCGAGATCCACTCCCGAGTTCTAAACTTGTTCCACAAATAAGTTCTCCATAGTCCTATGCAACCCAGATTCCATCTGATAGAATTAATGCAAATCTTTATCAATAAATCCGTATGACACTATCTGAATTACGAGCGGGTGAGACAGCCATTGTTGAGCAAGTGAACGGTGAACAGTATGATGCGGCTCTTGCCTGCCGCCTAACGGCTATGGGGATCAGCGCCAATCGTTCCGTTAAGGTGCTACGAAAAGCCATATTAGGAGGACCACTTCACATTCAGGTCGGTGCTACAACGGAGGTTGCAATTCGACGCAGAGAAGCAAATCATATTTTGGTTCGCACGGTAGAAACCCTCGAAGCATTCTGCCAAGATTAATCTGCCAGTGGTTGGATGCTGGCCTTCTGTCTGTTGACTTGACTTCAATTCTAGGTTCTAGGAAGCGTGCATGATTCAAGCGGGCAATGATCTTGGCCATGCCAGTGTGACGCAGGCGGATAATTCTGGCAAACGTATTGTCCTGATTGGTATGCCGAATACAGGCAAATCAACTTTCTTCAACCGCCTGACCAACGCCTCGGCAACGGTGGGAAACTGGCCAGGAATGACCGTTGCATTACTTCAAGCCAACGTCGTGATCGGCGGAATCCCAACTGAAGTTGTGGACTTACCCGGAATTTACAATCTCAATGGCTTCTCAGAGGACGAAGCGGTTGTCCGCCAGTTTTTAGAAAACTT
The window above is part of the Synechococcales cyanobacterium T60_A2020_003 genome. Proteins encoded here:
- a CDS encoding ferrous iron transport protein A encodes the protein MTLSELRAGETAIVEQVNGEQYDAALACRLTAMGISANRSVKVLRKAILGGPLHIQVGATTEVAIRRREANHILVRTVETLEAFCQD